Proteins co-encoded in one Armatimonadota bacterium genomic window:
- a CDS encoding UDP-N-acetylmuramoyl-L-alanyl-D-glutamate--2,6-diaminopimelate ligase has protein sequence MTARTSGQTPRRLAELVPGLGLQIKLPSDPVITGITADSRETRPGDLFVAIRGFATDGHRFVGEAVVKGAVAVVLEDEAYAPVGAPGLPVIVVPNSRKAAGQLAAEFYGHPSHKLCLVGVTGTNGKTTVSLLMDSIFRACGHKTGVVGTLGRSVAGEWRGGERTTPDAIELQRLLAEMHQCGVTHVSMEVSSHALDLDRVVRCRFAGGIFTNLTQDHLDYHVSLDEYLQAKLRLFTACADESDPRHPMVAAINADDPAGRQVAQAARARVIMYGTNGGSEVRARSISLGPNGSQFELLIGRKAAAVELKMPGHFNVYNALAAAACAYGLGVEMGDIIAGLEALEAVPGRFERVSGARDYAVIVDYAHTPMALDNILRAARNIGPKRIICVMGCGGDRDRGKRPKMGKVSADLADITIVTSDNPRSEDPLAIIEDIKGGLTGGTYEVVPDRREAIFRAVELAEPGDIVVIAGKGHETYQEFADHRIDFDDRIVAREAIEAREA, from the coding sequence ATGACAGCACGTACTTCCGGGCAGACGCCGCGACGCCTGGCTGAGCTGGTGCCGGGACTGGGACTGCAGATAAAGCTGCCATCGGACCCGGTGATTACCGGAATCACGGCAGATTCGCGCGAGACGCGGCCCGGAGACCTGTTCGTGGCGATTCGGGGGTTCGCGACCGACGGGCACAGGTTCGTGGGCGAGGCGGTGGTGAAGGGCGCCGTCGCGGTGGTCCTTGAAGACGAGGCTTACGCGCCTGTGGGCGCACCGGGGTTACCGGTGATCGTGGTGCCTAACTCTCGCAAAGCCGCCGGGCAACTGGCCGCAGAGTTCTACGGGCACCCATCCCACAAGCTGTGTCTCGTCGGCGTGACCGGGACCAATGGAAAGACCACGGTCTCACTGCTGATGGACAGCATATTCCGGGCCTGCGGGCACAAGACCGGGGTCGTGGGCACCCTCGGACGAAGCGTGGCTGGGGAGTGGCGTGGTGGAGAGCGTACCACGCCGGACGCGATCGAGCTTCAGCGGCTGCTGGCCGAGATGCATCAGTGCGGCGTCACGCACGTATCGATGGAAGTATCCTCACACGCCCTGGACCTTGACAGGGTTGTCAGGTGCAGGTTTGCCGGCGGGATCTTTACCAATCTTACTCAGGATCACCTTGACTACCACGTAAGTTTGGATGAGTATCTGCAGGCAAAGTTGCGCTTGTTCACGGCCTGCGCCGATGAGTCCGATCCCCGGCATCCGATGGTGGCCGCGATCAACGCGGACGACCCGGCGGGCCGGCAGGTGGCCCAGGCCGCCCGGGCCCGGGTGATTATGTATGGCACCAACGGCGGCAGCGAAGTCCGGGCGCGCAGTATCAGCCTTGGGCCGAACGGGTCCCAGTTTGAGTTGCTGATCGGGCGCAAGGCAGCTGCCGTCGAGCTGAAGATGCCCGGGCATTTCAACGTGTACAATGCGCTGGCGGCAGCCGCATGCGCCTACGGATTGGGCGTCGAAATGGGGGACATCATCGCCGGCCTGGAAGCTTTGGAGGCGGTTCCGGGCAGGTTCGAGCGGGTCTCGGGAGCGCGGGATTACGCGGTCATCGTGGACTACGCCCACACACCGATGGCTCTCGACAATATTCTCAGGGCCGCGCGGAACATCGGTCCAAAGCGCATCATCTGTGTAATGGGCTGCGGGGGCGACCGCGACAGGGGCAAACGGCCGAAGATGGGCAAGGTGTCCGCGGATCTTGCGGACATCACAATTGTGACCAGCGATAACCCGCGGTCCGAAGACCCACTGGCGATCATCGAGGACATCAAAGGCGGTCTCACCGGTGGGACCTACGAAGTGGTGCCGGATCGCAGGGAAGCTATCTTCAGGGCGGTTGAGCTTGCCGAACCTGGAGATATAGTGGTTATTGCAGGTAAGGGCCATGAAACTTATCAAGAGTTCGCCGATCACCGTATTGACTTTGATGACCGGATTGTGGCAAGAGAGGCTATCGAGGCGCGGGAGGCGTAA
- the murF gene encoding UDP-N-acetylmuramoyl-tripeptide--D-alanyl-D-alanine ligase, with amino-acid sequence MTPHSLQQIADACKGVLLDADPETKVRNVTTDTRELVAGDLFVALVGEKHNGHDYVARAMELGAVAAVVSRSNELASPRIVVEDTLRAYGEIGGLARNDATATVIAITGSAGKTTTKDMTGTIAHLAGPSLVTPATENNEVGVPRLLLRLTPEHRYCVAELAMRGPGEIGYLARICRPHIGVITNIGDAHVGRLGSREAIAQAKGELLAALQPDGVAVLNADDFFYGLYTQLAPCKVFSFGLGDARDSELHVTATDVRAQGVEPARFRLVLGDASFPVALRVPGIHNVRNALASAAAALAAGIEAGTIVAGLEDYEGSRMRSQVVKAPSGLTIINDAYNASPLSTPQALDMLGQCSGRRVFVFGDMLELGVESEAAHREIGRLAARRGVDWLITVGPDAAFAAQEADLAGVQANTVETVEEALELLRGALEPGDTVLVKASRGMALERIVEGLLADV; translated from the coding sequence ATGACCCCCCACTCACTCCAGCAGATAGCAGATGCGTGCAAGGGCGTACTGCTTGACGCAGACCCCGAAACCAAAGTCAGGAACGTGACCACCGACACCCGCGAGCTCGTCGCGGGTGACCTTTTCGTCGCGCTCGTGGGCGAGAAGCACAACGGCCATGACTACGTGGCCCGTGCGATGGAGTTGGGCGCGGTGGCCGCAGTGGTGAGTCGCAGCAACGAACTCGCCTCCCCGCGGATCGTGGTGGAGGATACGCTCCGGGCATACGGAGAGATCGGTGGTCTGGCGCGAAATGACGCGACCGCAACGGTGATCGCCATCACCGGTTCTGCGGGGAAGACTACCACGAAGGACATGACGGGCACCATTGCCCATCTTGCGGGACCGTCCCTGGTGACGCCAGCCACTGAGAATAATGAGGTGGGCGTCCCAAGGCTTCTGCTCAGACTGACGCCCGAACACCGTTACTGTGTGGCCGAGCTTGCCATGCGCGGCCCGGGGGAGATCGGGTACCTGGCACGCATTTGCAGGCCTCACATCGGGGTCATCACCAACATTGGCGATGCCCATGTGGGGCGCCTGGGAAGCCGGGAGGCAATTGCACAGGCGAAGGGTGAACTGCTGGCGGCGCTGCAGCCGGACGGCGTTGCGGTACTCAATGCGGATGACTTTTTCTATGGGCTATACACCCAACTCGCGCCGTGCAAAGTCTTCTCTTTCGGACTGGGAGATGCGCGGGATTCGGAACTGCATGTCACGGCGACCGATGTGCGCGCGCAGGGAGTAGAACCGGCGCGGTTTCGGCTGGTGTTGGGAGACGCGTCTTTCCCGGTTGCACTTCGGGTGCCGGGGATACACAATGTGCGCAATGCTCTGGCATCCGCCGCAGCCGCGCTGGCGGCGGGGATCGAAGCAGGCACGATCGTGGCGGGCCTGGAGGACTACGAGGGGTCGCGGATGAGGTCGCAGGTAGTCAAGGCCCCGAGTGGACTGACGATCATCAACGACGCCTACAATGCAAGCCCGCTGTCTACGCCGCAGGCGCTGGATATGCTGGGCCAGTGCAGTGGCCGGCGCGTGTTCGTGTTCGGCGACATGCTAGAGCTGGGTGTGGAATCCGAGGCCGCCCACCGGGAGATCGGCAGGTTGGCGGCAAGACGCGGGGTGGACTGGCTCATCACGGTTGGACCGGATGCGGCCTTCGCGGCGCAGGAGGCAGACCTGGCGGGCGTGCAAGCGAACACGGTCGAGACCGTGGAGGAAGCACTAGAACTTCTCCGCGGTGCGTTGGAACCTGGTGACACGGTGTTGGTCAAGGCTTCGCGCGGGATGGCGCTGGAACGCATTGTCGAGGGGCTGCTTGCCGATGTCTGA
- the mraY gene encoding phospho-N-acetylmuramoyl-pentapeptide-transferase codes for MSDWMLAAGAFILAAALSSWATLLMLPWLRRVCAGQHVREDVPDTHLEKAGTPSMGGIPMLLGTLLAALIFLAVGDCLTVQFWACALLVVGFALVGLADDVRKLGNVKSKGILARYRILAEILIAAGFLYLLQMRGEAPENPWWMGSATWPVGVALAFRLFVILGSGNALNLTDGLDGLAAGLTAIASVALGAMCLWMGSLELAVWTMAVGGGAAGFLLLNSKPASVWMGDVGSLGLGAALSSTAVSAGIEIFYAIAGLVFVAEAGSVILQVISFKSTGKRIFKMSPLHHHFELCGMKEQAVVSRFWLAGIVFGAIAVGVFVLARG; via the coding sequence ATGTCTGATTGGATGCTGGCTGCGGGAGCCTTCATCCTGGCCGCCGCGTTAAGCTCTTGGGCCACCTTGCTCATGCTGCCGTGGCTGCGGCGGGTGTGCGCCGGACAGCATGTGCGTGAGGACGTGCCGGACACCCATCTGGAGAAGGCCGGCACCCCCTCCATGGGCGGCATACCGATGCTGCTCGGAACGCTACTGGCGGCTCTCATTTTCCTGGCCGTGGGCGACTGCCTGACGGTTCAGTTCTGGGCCTGCGCACTGCTTGTGGTGGGTTTTGCACTGGTCGGTCTTGCAGATGACGTCCGGAAACTCGGGAATGTGAAATCCAAAGGCATCCTGGCGCGGTACCGTATCCTCGCGGAGATCCTGATCGCCGCCGGGTTCCTGTACTTGCTTCAGATGCGGGGCGAAGCGCCGGAGAATCCATGGTGGATGGGCAGTGCAACGTGGCCGGTTGGGGTCGCGTTGGCGTTCCGGTTGTTCGTCATCCTGGGGTCCGGCAACGCCCTCAATCTCACGGACGGGCTGGACGGGCTGGCCGCAGGGCTTACCGCCATTGCGTCCGTCGCGCTGGGCGCGATGTGCCTTTGGATGGGTTCGCTGGAGCTTGCAGTCTGGACGATGGCCGTGGGTGGGGGAGCAGCGGGGTTCCTGCTACTCAACTCCAAACCCGCGAGCGTCTGGATGGGTGACGTGGGTAGCCTCGGACTGGGGGCGGCGCTGTCGTCGACTGCGGTGAGCGCCGGCATCGAGATCTTCTACGCCATCGCCGGGCTGGTCTTCGTGGCCGAGGCCGGGTCGGTGATTCTCCAGGTCATCAGCTTCAAATCCACCGGCAAGCGGATCTTCAAGATGTCGCCGCTGCATCATCACTTCGAACTGTGCGGAATGAAGGAGCAGGCGGTCGTGAGCCGATTCTGGCTGGCAGGCATTGTCTTCGGGGCGATCGCGGTGGGCGTGTTCGTGTTGGCCAGAGGATGA
- the murD gene encoding UDP-N-acetylmuramoyl-L-alanine--D-glutamate ligase, with amino-acid sequence MKSEAQHCLYTGPRDVTGQRIAVLGMARTGAAAVRFLVSRGADVFALDLRPEADWSDDSRAAGRLAKRIVAPYESIDELLPLDALVISPGVPTEAPIVRAARESGAEIIGEVELAYRFSQAPMVAVTGTCGKGTTVTSLGAMLHAAGAPHAVAGNIGSPLIDFAEGSVCLDCIVAEISSFQLETTTHFHPWISVLLNITEDHLERYADFQAYVQAKRLIFRNQTSEDWAILCVDDPQVREIARDLSGPKVLTVCLEDPTANARLDGDALVVQLPGAAPEALAHRRDIQLPGEHHLINTLAAALAARILGVPPDRFPEAVRGYRPAPHLMTLVADYGGVRYIDDSKATNPASAIADLLSIDGPAIVIAGGKEKDTDFAEYGALLAKKAKHVFLMGECAQRIMDAMGDPSRCTVVTSMDEAVAGAIAVAQAGDTVTLCPACSSLDMFASYAARGDEFARAVRERVGRDGKGGRSA; translated from the coding sequence ATGAAGTCGGAAGCGCAGCACTGTCTATACACCGGGCCCAGGGATGTGACCGGGCAGCGGATCGCGGTCCTCGGAATGGCGAGGACAGGCGCGGCCGCAGTGCGGTTTCTTGTGTCTCGGGGCGCCGATGTTTTCGCACTGGACCTGCGGCCGGAAGCTGACTGGTCCGACGACTCCCGGGCGGCAGGCAGGCTTGCAAAGCGCATCGTCGCGCCGTACGAGTCGATCGACGAACTCCTGCCCCTTGATGCGCTGGTGATCAGCCCCGGGGTGCCGACAGAGGCGCCCATCGTTCGGGCGGCGCGGGAATCTGGCGCGGAGATCATCGGCGAGGTCGAACTCGCGTACCGGTTCTCTCAGGCGCCGATGGTCGCAGTCACCGGGACTTGCGGGAAAGGCACAACAGTGACCAGTCTCGGGGCCATGCTTCATGCCGCCGGGGCGCCTCACGCGGTGGCCGGGAATATCGGCAGCCCGCTCATCGACTTTGCCGAGGGGTCTGTGTGTCTCGACTGCATCGTGGCGGAGATCAGCAGCTTCCAGCTTGAGACGACCACCCATTTCCACCCCTGGATCTCGGTCTTGTTGAACATCACCGAGGATCATCTGGAGCGCTACGCAGATTTCCAGGCATACGTGCAGGCCAAGCGCCTGATCTTCCGCAACCAGACGAGTGAAGATTGGGCGATTCTCTGCGTAGATGACCCACAGGTTCGGGAAATTGCGAGGGATCTGTCCGGGCCGAAGGTGCTCACGGTCTGCCTGGAGGACCCCACGGCGAATGCGCGGTTGGACGGGGACGCACTGGTGGTTCAGTTGCCGGGTGCAGCGCCGGAGGCCTTGGCGCACAGGCGCGATATCCAGCTGCCCGGGGAGCATCACCTGATCAACACCCTCGCGGCGGCTCTCGCGGCGCGGATCCTTGGAGTTCCGCCGGACAGGTTCCCGGAAGCGGTCCGGGGGTATCGCCCTGCACCGCACCTGATGACGCTCGTGGCTGATTACGGCGGCGTGCGGTATATCGATGATTCGAAGGCGACCAATCCGGCGTCGGCAATCGCGGACCTGCTGTCGATTGATGGACCGGCGATCGTGATCGCAGGGGGCAAGGAGAAGGACACGGACTTCGCCGAATACGGGGCGCTTCTCGCAAAGAAGGCAAAGCACGTGTTCCTGATGGGTGAGTGCGCGCAGAGGATCATGGATGCGATGGGTGATCCGTCCCGATGCACCGTGGTGACCTCCATGGACGAAGCGGTGGCCGGAGCGATTGCGGTGGCCCAGGCTGGGGACACGGTAACGCTGTGTCCGGCGTGTTCCTCGCTGGATATGTTCGCAAGTTACGCCGCCCGGGGTGACGAATTCGCCCGGGCGGTGAGGGAGCGGGTGGGCCGAGATGGTAAGGGAGGCCGCTCTGCCTAG
- a CDS encoding FtsW/RodA/SpoVE family cell cycle protein yields MVREAALPRHRTSPRGGVRAWVARTFVFGPTDKTYRRLLLVMVLLGLGAVLSATFPLADKSLNADDQHEFVTKQLSFGGVGLLVMLGTSYLAPAALVGIARWAFPLGLLTMLMCRVSPWAHYVDGCWGWLKFGEGKTVQPSEMVKVFYVAFLAMLMASDRRQATDWPAQKRVWIQALLAMGAMCGTLLIQQDLGMIFVVFATTLAILFLRGIPWWQLVGLAISLGTAGGLLARALFPERWERVLVFLDPFVRYREGGEHVRQMLGTLARGGVQGSGLGMCPDKWGALPTPHTDSIFCVVGAELGLFGALLVLGLVFMLANRSLRIGLRSGDITAWYLASGMGLLLAIQAVINIAVATAMMPCTGLTLPFISAGGSSLVASLTAAGVVLAVSRMACRGEGRDPDCG; encoded by the coding sequence ATGGTAAGGGAGGCCGCTCTGCCTAGGCACAGGACATCGCCACGCGGCGGGGTGCGGGCGTGGGTTGCGCGGACATTTGTCTTCGGGCCGACGGACAAGACGTACCGGCGCCTTCTGTTGGTGATGGTGCTTCTGGGCCTGGGTGCAGTGTTGTCTGCCACCTTCCCTTTGGCCGATAAGAGCCTGAACGCCGACGACCAGCATGAGTTCGTCACCAAGCAACTCTCGTTCGGGGGAGTCGGGCTTCTGGTCATGCTGGGTACGAGTTACCTCGCTCCTGCGGCGCTGGTTGGCATCGCCCGCTGGGCATTTCCGCTGGGCCTGCTGACCATGCTGATGTGCCGGGTCTCACCTTGGGCGCACTATGTAGACGGTTGCTGGGGCTGGCTGAAATTCGGGGAAGGGAAGACTGTGCAGCCCAGCGAGATGGTGAAGGTCTTCTACGTGGCATTTCTTGCGATGCTCATGGCCTCCGATCGACGCCAGGCGACCGACTGGCCCGCGCAGAAGAGAGTCTGGATTCAGGCGCTGTTAGCGATGGGAGCTATGTGCGGCACGCTGCTGATCCAGCAGGACCTCGGGATGATCTTTGTTGTGTTCGCCACAACCCTCGCGATCCTCTTCCTGCGGGGAATCCCGTGGTGGCAATTGGTTGGCCTGGCAATCAGCCTCGGTACGGCGGGAGGTCTCCTGGCCCGGGCACTTTTCCCGGAACGCTGGGAGCGGGTGCTGGTATTCCTGGATCCGTTCGTCAGATACCGCGAGGGCGGGGAGCATGTGCGGCAGATGCTTGGGACCCTTGCGCGGGGCGGCGTGCAGGGATCGGGGCTGGGGATGTGCCCTGACAAGTGGGGCGCGCTCCCCACACCTCACACTGACTCGATCTTCTGCGTGGTGGGTGCGGAACTGGGGCTATTCGGCGCGCTCCTGGTTCTGGGACTGGTGTTCATGCTCGCAAATCGCAGCCTGAGAATCGGCCTGCGTTCCGGGGACATCACGGCGTGGTACCTTGCATCGGGCATGGGCTTGCTGCTGGCAATTCAGGCGGTGATCAATATCGCTGTGGCCACGGCGATGATGCCCTGCACCGGGCTGACGCTGCCCTTCATCAGCGCTGGTGGAAGCAGTCTCGTGGCATCGCTCACCGCGGCCGGTGTGGTGCTTGCCGTGTCGAGGATGGCCTGCCGTGGCGAAGGACGTGACCCGGATTGCGGGTAG
- the murG gene encoding undecaprenyldiphospho-muramoylpentapeptide beta-N-acetylglucosaminyltransferase, with amino-acid sequence MRVALMGGGTAGHLFPSIAVAQRLVDDMGAEVLFIGAEGRLDERILSEQAMAFELIPARPFPYGISLDAARAIWALLRSIRRCRKILQAFRPDVVFGSGGYVSVAGVIAASQLGIPSVCHASDAHPDRANRLLARWATRITTHFEVAAASFPPDKTTVVGQPVRKAFAQITREDARSALGIPGDAFVLLVSGGSQGARTLNDATAGALANILEDPGTHVVHFTGTLDREEVQARTAGVVGRERYHCHEFCETPWVPIAAADLCLTRGGASSLAEVSLLGVPMIIVPYPYAAAHQRMNAEPFEKAGAALVIENADLTADRLALEVERLRSAPKILREMSDAARSVSRPDAADRIAAIIAELAGG; translated from the coding sequence TTGCGGGTAGCGCTGATGGGCGGCGGGACTGCGGGACACCTGTTCCCGTCGATTGCCGTTGCACAACGCCTCGTGGATGATATGGGTGCGGAGGTGCTGTTCATCGGGGCGGAGGGGCGGCTCGATGAACGCATTCTGTCCGAGCAGGCGATGGCCTTCGAGCTCATCCCCGCCCGGCCTTTCCCCTACGGCATTTCACTCGACGCAGCCCGCGCAATATGGGCGCTGCTCCGCAGCATACGGCGTTGTCGGAAAATCCTGCAGGCCTTCCGGCCCGATGTCGTTTTCGGTTCCGGCGGGTATGTGAGCGTGGCTGGAGTCATCGCGGCCTCGCAGCTTGGTATTCCCAGCGTCTGCCACGCGTCGGATGCCCACCCGGACCGGGCGAACCGCTTGCTTGCGCGCTGGGCAACGCGGATCACCACCCACTTCGAGGTCGCTGCGGCGAGTTTCCCGCCTGACAAGACAACGGTAGTTGGCCAACCCGTGCGCAAAGCTTTCGCCCAGATAACTCGGGAAGACGCCCGGTCTGCGCTTGGAATCCCAGGCGACGCATTCGTGCTGCTGGTATCGGGGGGGAGCCAGGGTGCGCGCACGCTCAACGACGCCACGGCCGGCGCTCTTGCGAATATTCTCGAAGACCCCGGGACGCACGTGGTGCATTTCACTGGCACCTTGGACAGAGAGGAAGTGCAAGCGCGGACGGCGGGCGTGGTGGGCAGGGAGCGATATCATTGCCACGAGTTCTGCGAGACTCCCTGGGTGCCGATCGCCGCGGCCGACCTGTGTCTCACGCGCGGTGGGGCCAGCAGTCTGGCGGAGGTCTCGCTGCTGGGCGTGCCGATGATCATCGTGCCGTACCCTTACGCCGCAGCTCACCAAAGGATGAATGCAGAGCCTTTCGAGAAAGCCGGTGCGGCGCTGGTGATCGAAAACGCGGACCTCACTGCAGACCGCCTCGCGCTGGAAGTCGAGCGGCTGCGGTCCGCGCCGAAGATACTGCGCGAAATGTCCGATGCGGCGCGCAGTGTGAGCCGGCCGGACGCAGCCGATAGGATCGCGGCGATCATTGCGGAACTGGCGGGAGGATAG